A window of Chitinophaga sp. MM2321 contains these coding sequences:
- a CDS encoding IPT/TIG domain-containing protein, whose amino-acid sequence MRNILCCLLLMAGVVLSSCQKDHETAAVKGLVITSIWPASGIPATIVTINGKNFSGVRENNTVKFNGVQAIVIEASATQLQVVSPANGTSGNVTVTVNSQEAVGPSFAYTAPPEEYMVSTFAGEGTSGSVEGSFAMARFKNPEGITIDAQGNFIVTDRGNNRIRKLGTNGMVSAIAGKDAGGFKDGDASVALFKLPWRAAVDAQGNMYVADRDNHRIRKITPAGVVSTFAGTGTAGFEDGPAATAKFNQPIDITLDPAGNLYVADNLNHRIRKIATDGSVSTVAGDGTAGFADGTGTAAKLRNPSGIDMDKDGNLVVADRTNHRIRMIAPDGVVTTIAGDGVSGYKDGAAAAARFADPYGITVDHAGNIIVADLSNNKIRKITAEGIVSTVAGTSNGFANGAGGGAQFSQPTDVCVDADDNIYVADLGNHRIRKISLK is encoded by the coding sequence ATGAGAAATATTTTATGCTGTTTGTTATTGATGGCAGGGGTAGTCTTATCATCCTGTCAAAAGGATCATGAAACTGCTGCGGTGAAGGGCCTGGTGATTACATCCATCTGGCCGGCCAGCGGTATTCCTGCTACTATCGTTACCATCAACGGTAAAAACTTTAGTGGCGTACGGGAAAATAATACGGTGAAGTTTAACGGCGTGCAGGCTATTGTTATAGAAGCATCGGCCACACAATTACAGGTAGTAAGTCCGGCGAACGGCACTTCCGGAAATGTTACTGTAACGGTCAACAGCCAGGAAGCAGTAGGCCCCTCATTTGCTTATACAGCGCCACCGGAAGAATATATGGTGAGCACTTTTGCGGGTGAAGGTACTTCAGGATCGGTTGAAGGATCTTTTGCTATGGCACGGTTTAAAAATCCGGAAGGCATTACAATAGATGCACAGGGCAATTTTATTGTAACAGACCGCGGTAATAACCGGATCCGTAAACTGGGAACCAATGGTATGGTAAGCGCCATCGCCGGTAAGGATGCCGGTGGTTTTAAAGATGGCGATGCCAGTGTAGCGTTGTTTAAATTGCCGTGGAGAGCTGCGGTAGATGCACAGGGAAATATGTATGTAGCTGACCGCGACAATCACCGCATCCGTAAAATAACACCGGCAGGTGTGGTAAGCACATTTGCGGGTACCGGTACTGCGGGGTTTGAAGATGGTCCTGCTGCTACTGCGAAGTTCAATCAGCCCATTGATATCACACTGGATCCAGCAGGCAATCTTTATGTGGCAGACAACCTGAATCATCGTATCCGTAAAATAGCTACAGACGGCAGTGTGAGCACCGTTGCCGGAGATGGCACTGCCGGTTTCGCTGATGGAACAGGTACAGCTGCAAAACTCAGAAACCCCAGCGGTATTGATATGGATAAGGACGGCAACCTGGTAGTAGCCGACCGGACCAATCATCGCATCCGGATGATTGCACCGGATGGTGTAGTGACCACAATAGCCGGCGATGGCGTTTCAGGTTATAAGGACGGCGCTGCGGCGGCTGCACGGTTTGCCGATCCATACGGCATTACAGTAGATCATGCAGGCAATATTATTGTGGCGGACCTAAGCAACAACAAGATCAGGAAAATAACAGCGGAAGGCATCGTCAGCACGGTAGCAGGTACCAGTAATGGTTTTGCAAATGGAGCCGGTGGTGGCGCGCAGTTCAGCCAGCCTACTGACGTATGTGTAGATGCAGATGATAATATTTATGTGGCTGATCTGGGAAATCACCGCATCCGGAAAATATCGCTGAAATAA
- a CDS encoding GntR family transcriptional regulator, translating to MKPLPSLSLTDRVENKLREFFEEHAFKPGDPLPNEMEIAENMQVSRNVVREALSRLRMLGMIETRPRKGMIMARPDILGGIERVLNPYILGKNTLKDIFELRLILEMGLAEVLFERKTAKGIKELEEIVERQIKMKSLTKEDEIEFHGKLYEMSGNETLRRFQILLFPIFDHVYKNIPKDPKNKIQDPITHKDLLNILKNGTPQEFRTAIYKHLSPYFTGTVFSY from the coding sequence TTGAAGCCACTACCAAGTTTGTCTTTAACAGATAGAGTGGAAAATAAACTGCGGGAATTCTTTGAAGAACATGCATTTAAGCCGGGAGATCCACTTCCGAATGAGATGGAAATTGCGGAGAATATGCAGGTTAGCCGGAATGTTGTGCGGGAAGCATTGAGCAGGCTCCGGATGCTGGGAATGATAGAAACCCGTCCGCGCAAAGGCATGATTATGGCCAGGCCGGATATACTGGGAGGAATAGAACGGGTATTAAACCCCTACATACTTGGGAAAAACACCTTGAAAGATATTTTCGAATTGCGGTTGATCCTGGAGATGGGACTTGCGGAAGTGCTCTTTGAACGCAAAACGGCAAAAGGAATAAAAGAGTTGGAAGAAATTGTTGAAAGGCAGATAAAAATGAAATCCCTCACGAAGGAAGACGAGATAGAATTTCATGGCAAGCTGTACGAAATGTCAGGTAATGAAACACTCCGGCGTTTCCAGATATTGCTTTTCCCGATATTTGATCATGTATATAAAAACATTCCGAAGGATCCGAAAAACAAAATCCAGGACCCGATAACACATAAAGATCTCTTGAACATATTGAAAAACGGGACACCGCAGGAGTTCAGAACGGCTATTTACAAACACCTCTCCCCTTATTTTACAGGTACTGTATTTAGTTACTGA